AAAAAACTTGTTAGACAGTGAGTTTAAAGTATCAGGGAGGCATTTATGCCGAAAGCAAAAAAACAACCTGCGAGTGAAGGGAAGTCTCTTCCGGAAAAAATGTTTTATCAGATTCGGGAAGTCAGTGAAATTGCAGGTGTAAAATCACATGTGCTGCGGTACTGGGAATCGGAATTTCCGCAGCTTAGACCCGACAAAGGGAGCACGGGTCAGCGGATTTACCGGAGTAAAGACCTGCGGCTGATCCAGAAAATAAAACAACTGCTTTATGATGAAAAATTTACGATTGCGGGTGCCAAAAGAAAATTATCCGGCGAACTGCGTCCTGAAAAAGCGCAAATGAATTTAAAATTAGGGTTACGCGAGAATAAATTATTTAATACAATCCATCGCGTGAAAAAAGAACTGGAAGGTATACTGCAAATGCTCAATCGTGAATAACTGGACGGTTGGATTTTTTAGGTATCAGGAGTGTTTGCGGAGTTTTAAATGATTTTGAAAAAACAAAAACAGCGGTTGCACCGGATAAGGCTTTCGGGTATAGTATGGCCTTTTCGTTTTAGGATGCGTTTTGTTTGTCGGGGCGTAGCGCAGTGGCTAGCGTGCTCGCTTGGGGTGCGAGAGGTCGG
The window above is part of the bacterium genome. Proteins encoded here:
- a CDS encoding MerR family transcriptional regulator, with amino-acid sequence MPKAKKQPASEGKSLPEKMFYQIREVSEIAGVKSHVLRYWESEFPQLRPDKGSTGQRIYRSKDLRLIQKIKQLLYDEKFTIAGAKRKLSGELRPEKAQMNLKLGLRENKLFNTIHRVKKELEGILQMLNRE